One genomic segment of Effusibacillus pohliae DSM 22757 includes these proteins:
- a CDS encoding putative periplasmic lipoprotein: MKAFFYAVLLTALLTGCGTSQPPTPTLKVDDKTVPVVLHGYSWSGGLFTKSTSVAPVDTPPKVAEKNKPAEAPSKAKLSINFKNPPQSLQVELWNGNETRKIPLTDTNSIVLPKEKGVFVYQILAQWENGMASYVFAIEVSDKR; this comes from the coding sequence ATGAAAGCCTTCTTCTATGCGGTGCTACTCACAGCTTTGTTAACAGGATGCGGAACAAGTCAACCACCGACGCCAACCTTAAAAGTTGATGACAAAACTGTACCCGTCGTTCTTCATGGATATTCCTGGAGTGGCGGCCTTTTTACGAAATCAACTTCTGTTGCTCCCGTTGACACCCCACCCAAAGTAGCTGAAAAAAATAAACCTGCTGAAGCTCCTTCTAAAGCGAAACTATCAATAAATTTTAAGAATCCTCCTCAGTCTTTACAAGTAGAACTTTGGAACGGTAATGAAACTAGGAAAATCCCCTTAACAGATACGAATTCCATTGTACTTCCGAAAGAAAAAGGCGTTTTTGTTTATCAAATCTTAGCTCAATGGGAAAATGGAATGGCAAGTTATGTGTTTGCGATAGAAGTATCAGACAAAAGATGA
- a CDS encoding response regulator — MEAIKVLVADNYPDFANLLEEFIGQQRDMRVTGVAYNGYEVLEMIEAHAPDVVILDVIMPVLDGIGVLEKMQTMSLKSCPKIIMLTSLTQAKIVERGFELGASHFLFKPCDLNIVADHIRQLTQGCSDLGVLQSPIHQIG; from the coding sequence GTGGAGGCAATTAAAGTTCTCGTGGCGGACAATTATCCGGATTTTGCAAACCTGTTGGAAGAATTTATCGGACAACAGCGTGACATGCGGGTAACAGGCGTCGCGTACAACGGCTATGAAGTGTTGGAAATGATCGAAGCGCATGCGCCCGATGTCGTGATTCTCGATGTGATTATGCCGGTGCTGGACGGCATCGGCGTATTGGAAAAAATGCAAACGATGAGCCTTAAGTCTTGCCCGAAAATCATTATGCTGACTTCCCTGACGCAGGCAAAAATCGTGGAACGGGGGTTTGAACTGGGCGCTTCCCATTTTCTTTTTAAACCTTGTGATCTGAATATTGTGGCGGACCACATCCGGCAACTGACCCAGGGGTGTTCTGATCTCGGCGTGCTGCAGTCTCCGATTCACCAGATCGGGTAG
- a CDS encoding AAA-type ATPase lid domain-containing protein, translated as MHEGLTRNWGTAVCCTSKITPGSVRTRDSSRRRKLVKSDRNKICHEFQIVRRFTPETLDLLLNHDYPGNVRELRNLVEGLCVSVEGEWITPDALPIYLQKRHEHSASLKAQIDETERRAIRQALREEGSIRKAAKRLQISHATLLRKMQKHGIEIDRD; from the coding sequence ATGCATGAGGGGCTGACACGAAATTGGGGAACTGCCGTTTGCTGTACAAGCAAAATTACTCCGGGTTCTGTAAGAACGCGAGATTCGTCGCGTCGGAGGAAGTTGGTCAAAAGCGACCGAAACAAAATCTGCCATGAATTCCAAATCGTCAGGCGGTTCACTCCTGAAACACTGGATCTTTTGTTGAACCATGATTATCCCGGAAACGTACGGGAATTACGAAATCTGGTAGAAGGTTTATGTGTCAGTGTGGAAGGGGAGTGGATCACGCCCGATGCATTACCCATTTATCTGCAAAAACGGCACGAACATTCGGCATCTCTAAAGGCTCAAATCGACGAAACGGAACGGCGAGCGATCCGGCAAGCGCTCAGGGAGGAAGGCAGCATCCGCAAAGCGGCCAAGCGGTTACAGATCAGTCATGCGACCCTTTTGCGAAAAATGCAAAAGCATGGAATCGAAATCGATCGGGATTGA